One window of Thermacetogenium phaeum DSM 12270 genomic DNA carries:
- a CDS encoding type II toxin-antitoxin system VapC family toxin: MKSYVLDSYAVLAYFLDEEGAAQVEGLLREAAAGKASLNLSAVNLGEVAYITQRKAGAVGRRKLLSALDALPVTVVDADRDLALAAAEIKAKHAVSYADCFALALARRGGATVVTGDPEFKKVQGVVPIHWLPEKPKQR, from the coding sequence GTGAAGAGCTACGTGCTGGACAGCTACGCGGTGCTGGCGTACTTCCTGGATGAAGAGGGGGCAGCGCAGGTGGAGGGACTGCTCCGGGAGGCCGCTGCAGGGAAGGCATCCCTGAACTTATCTGCCGTTAACCTTGGGGAGGTTGCCTACATCACGCAGCGGAAGGCCGGGGCAGTAGGGAGACGCAAACTTCTGTCTGCGCTGGATGCCCTTCCGGTTACGGTTGTGGACGCAGACCGGGACCTTGCCCTCGCGGCGGCGGAGATCAAGGCAAAACACGCCGTTTCTTACGCCGACTGCTTCGCGCTCGCCCTCGCCCGGCGCGGCGGGGCAACCGTGGTAACGGGGGATCCCGAGTTTAAAAAGGTGCAAGGGGTCGTGCCGATTCACTGGCTTCCGGAAAAACCCAAACAACGCTAA
- a CDS encoding AbrB/MazE/SpoVT family DNA-binding domain-containing protein, with product MSYIATVSQKGWVVIPKELRTKLKIRPGSKVLLTEGEDGLVITPLPEDPIAAFRGMLKGFPLVEELLEARKEEAAREELRAGQLRGAGVLPG from the coding sequence ATGTCTTATATTGCAACTGTATCACAAAAAGGGTGGGTTGTCATACCGAAGGAGCTTCGCACAAAGCTCAAGATTCGTCCTGGAAGCAAAGTACTCCTTACCGAAGGGGAGGATGGTTTGGTGATCACACCTCTCCCCGAGGACCCGATTGCTGCTTTCCGGGGGATGCTCAAGGGGTTTCCCTTGGTAGAAGAGTTGCTGGAGGCCAGGAAGGAGGAAGCTGCCCGTGAAGAGCTACGTGCTGGACAGCTACGCGGTGCTGGCGTACTTCCTGGATGA